In a single window of the Necator americanus strain Aroian chromosome X, whole genome shotgun sequence genome:
- a CDS encoding hypothetical protein (NECATOR_CHRX.G22320.T1): MKSLCWEERDIRVDRGFLHNLRFVHDIVLFSRNTNEAVTMLKELNKVGKRIGLRINRKKSQFMENAFGEDGGVQLDSSQIVETSSQVHLRHSMNMENDLKKELNRRMRAAWTALVPAREAKDERTNVSVPISLSHFFQRSNTQRRRGQTLLPRLGNYSLPTEPLRDVF, from the coding sequence atgaaatcactttgttgggaagaaagggacaTACGTGTTGATAGAGGATTCCTACACAATCTTCGTTTTGTgcacgacatcgttctcttttcaagaaataccAATGAAGCAGTGACTATGCTCAAGGAGCTGAACAAAGtggggaagagaataggactgcgaataaacagaaagaagtcacAGTTCATGGAGAACGCCTTcggcgaggacggaggagtacaacttgatagctcccaaatcgtggaaacttcgtcacaAGTACACCTAAGACattctatgaatatggaaaacgacttgaagaaagaactaaatagaaggatgagagcagcatggacAGCATTAGTACCCGCCAGAGAAGCTAAGGACGAACGGACGAATGTCTCCGTGCCCATCTCTTTGAGTCatttcttccagcgctctaatacgcagcggagacgtgggcagacattgctgccacgtctaggaaactactcactacccacagagcctttgagagatgtcttctga
- a CDS encoding hypothetical protein (NECATOR_CHRX.G22320.T2) → MLKELNKVGKRIGLRINRKKSQFMENAFGEDGGVQLDSSQIVETSSQVHLRHSMNMENDLKKELNRRMRAAWTALVPAREAKDERTNVSVPISLSHFFQRSNTQRRRGQTLLPRLGNYSLPTEPLRDVF, encoded by the coding sequence ATGCTCAAGGAGCTGAACAAAGtggggaagagaataggactgcgaataaacagaaagaagtcacAGTTCATGGAGAACGCCTTcggcgaggacggaggagtacaacttgatagctcccaaatcgtggaaacttcgtcacaAGTACACCTAAGACattctatgaatatggaaaacgacttgaagaaagaactaaatagaaggatgagagcagcatggacAGCATTAGTACCCGCCAGAGAAGCTAAGGACGAACGGACGAATGTCTCCGTGCCCATCTCTTTGAGTCatttcttccagcgctctaatacgcagcggagacgtgggcagacattgctgccacgtctaggaaactactcactacccacagagcctttgagagatgtcttctga